In Marivirga salinae, a single window of DNA contains:
- a CDS encoding T9SS type A sorting domain-containing protein, with translation MQRIILYIALVFFALEELKAQESMNTSGGDANGTGGTVSFSVGQLMYSTASGTNGTVEQGIQQLNIISSVVSGIENSGIQIKSTAYPNPTSTDLKLEVDNLNGFLYQLFDIKGNIIHTQHVRGKSVIIDMKDFPQAIYILNVISSGSLVKKFKIIKD, from the coding sequence ATGCAAAGAATAATATTATATATAGCACTTGTATTTTTTGCTTTAGAAGAACTTAAGGCTCAAGAAAGCATGAATACTTCTGGGGGTGACGCCAATGGTACCGGAGGTACAGTCAGTTTTTCAGTAGGACAGCTGATGTATTCTACTGCTTCTGGGACAAATGGAACAGTAGAACAAGGAATCCAACAACTGAATATAATAAGCTCTGTAGTTTCAGGAATAGAAAATTCTGGTATTCAAATTAAATCAACTGCTTACCCAAACCCTACTTCTACAGATTTGAAGTTAGAAGTTGATAATTTGAATGGTTTTTTATACCAACTTTTTGATATAAAGGGGAACATAATACATACTCAGCATGTGAGAGGGAAAAGTGTAATAATAGATATGAAAGACTTTCCTCAAGCAATCTATATTTTGAATGTGATAAGTTCAGGTAGTCTAGTAAAAAAATTCAAAATCATAAAAGATTAG
- a CDS encoding efflux RND transporter permease subunit produces the protein MTRYFIQRPIAVIMTFVALIGLSVLAWLNRPVSLLPDIDVPEMAIRVDYANASPEAIENNILKPMRESLATMQGLSDLQSTASNENGLLRLRFVYGQRMDLAFVEVNEKIDRLTDQFPADMSRPRVIRVNYTDIPIAKIQLIPKDASNMVESSRLAENVIKKRIEQIEGISLVDLNGTVDEQIKIIPDLKALERAGLEIEAISQAIQSANQELGGVEVKDGQYQYYMRMAGRLNNAEDIAQIPVKINEEKYIPIHQLAEVITGEEKVSGFHFFNQNRGIVMNIHKQPQAVMTELMPKIEESIDLFKKDYPTLDIAITQDQSVFLKAGINNLQGSLLFGGLFAFGVLFLFMGSFRLPVIMGISLPLSLILSFLFFEIFGLSINIISLSGLALGLGMLIDNAIIVLENISRKRMEGLNLLDACVAGVAEVQGALISSVLTTLAVFVPLIFLSGVSGVLFFDQAVSVGIILTVSLGVSFVLLPLLYRLFFENKKDFKKEDSRFFKSIVSGFEKSHHWSFRNKGLSLFLIILIIPFGILAFWNMEQKGLPEITRNDAVVKINWNEPIDVIENANRSQELLDNLNKQLQFSETDAGIPQYLLSLENAELQESLIYLQFESEEVKNEQLNFLENQVIQSYPKASFEKENAKNAFDMLFASEEPYFRVQWQDPSLKNANPESVKPVLENFPTDNFQAGPSLEEESSMIMTIKQKELLRYSIAPEQIISQLQRVLGNYKISELKQFAIITPVVLETDEKAFADLLKIAKVKNSEGKSYALQNFVDYEWGTRLKKITADVSGTYFSINLSQDAVLEKNPEKLTTKINQWANDNSLIQKISGRYFTDQENLKELAFILLISVVLLYFILSAQFESFWQPLIVIFTLPFGILGAMIMLWIGGSSINIMSAIGMVVMLGIMVNDAILKVDTMNRNLKALEKKDKESVYEAIFSAGKIRLKPILMTSITTLLALSPVLLSGGLGAELQKPLVLAVMGGLTIGTFTALYFVPLVYYQVRKF, from the coding sequence ATGACCCGCTATTTCATCCAAAGGCCCATAGCTGTTATTATGACTTTTGTTGCGCTCATTGGACTGAGCGTATTAGCTTGGCTGAACCGACCTGTTTCCCTCCTACCCGATATTGATGTGCCCGAAATGGCCATTCGAGTTGATTATGCTAATGCCTCTCCTGAAGCCATTGAAAACAACATCCTTAAACCCATGCGGGAATCTTTGGCTACCATGCAGGGATTGTCCGATTTACAGTCCACCGCTTCCAATGAGAATGGTTTGTTGCGCTTACGGTTTGTCTATGGACAAAGAATGGATTTGGCTTTTGTGGAAGTCAATGAGAAAATTGATCGGCTGACGGATCAATTTCCGGCTGATATGTCTCGACCTAGGGTGATTAGGGTCAATTATACGGATATTCCCATTGCAAAAATTCAGTTGATTCCAAAGGACGCTTCCAATATGGTGGAAAGCTCTAGGCTGGCAGAAAATGTGATTAAAAAGCGAATCGAGCAAATAGAAGGTATTTCATTAGTCGATTTGAACGGAACGGTAGATGAACAAATCAAAATCATTCCTGACTTAAAGGCCCTAGAAAGAGCAGGGCTAGAAATAGAAGCCATTTCTCAGGCTATTCAATCTGCCAATCAGGAATTGGGCGGTGTGGAAGTAAAAGATGGGCAATACCAATATTATATGCGCATGGCAGGAAGATTGAATAATGCGGAAGACATTGCGCAAATTCCAGTCAAAATTAATGAAGAAAAATACATTCCGATACATCAGTTAGCAGAAGTAATAACCGGAGAAGAGAAAGTCAGTGGTTTCCACTTTTTCAATCAGAACAGAGGCATAGTGATGAATATTCACAAGCAACCACAAGCGGTAATGACGGAATTAATGCCTAAAATTGAAGAATCCATTGATCTGTTTAAAAAGGATTACCCGACTTTGGATATTGCCATCACTCAAGACCAATCTGTTTTTTTGAAAGCAGGCATTAATAATCTACAAGGAAGTTTGCTCTTTGGTGGATTGTTTGCTTTTGGAGTTCTCTTCCTATTCATGGGTTCTTTTCGCTTGCCCGTTATCATGGGAATTAGCTTGCCATTATCACTGATTTTATCCTTTCTGTTTTTTGAAATATTTGGTTTAAGCATCAATATCATTTCGTTAAGCGGCTTAGCTTTAGGTTTGGGAATGCTGATTGATAATGCTATTATCGTATTAGAAAACATCAGCCGAAAACGCATGGAAGGTCTAAACTTATTGGATGCTTGCGTGGCTGGAGTGGCAGAAGTGCAGGGAGCTTTAATCAGTTCGGTTTTGACTACCTTGGCAGTATTTGTCCCTTTGATTTTCTTAAGCGGTGTAAGTGGAGTGCTATTTTTCGACCAGGCCGTTTCTGTGGGTATTATCTTGACAGTTTCTTTGGGTGTTTCTTTTGTATTGCTTCCACTGCTCTATCGTCTGTTCTTTGAAAATAAAAAAGATTTCAAGAAAGAGGACAGCCGCTTTTTTAAAAGCATTGTCAGCGGATTTGAAAAATCACATCATTGGTCATTCCGAAATAAAGGCTTGAGCTTATTCCTAATCATTTTAATTATTCCTTTTGGGATTTTGGCTTTCTGGAATATGGAGCAAAAGGGCTTACCTGAAATCACCAGAAATGATGCGGTAGTTAAAATCAATTGGAATGAACCGATTGATGTCATTGAAAATGCAAACCGCAGTCAGGAATTATTAGATAATTTAAATAAACAACTTCAGTTTAGCGAAACAGATGCCGGCATCCCTCAATATCTGCTAAGTTTGGAAAATGCTGAATTGCAAGAAAGCTTGATTTACCTTCAATTTGAAAGTGAGGAAGTTAAAAATGAGCAATTGAATTTTCTGGAAAATCAAGTAATACAATCTTATCCCAAAGCTTCATTTGAAAAAGAAAATGCTAAGAATGCTTTTGATATGCTGTTTGCCAGTGAAGAACCCTATTTCAGGGTGCAATGGCAAGACCCAAGCTTAAAAAATGCCAATCCAGAAAGCGTGAAACCTGTTCTGGAAAACTTCCCTACTGATAATTTTCAAGCGGGACCTTCTTTGGAAGAAGAAAGTAGCATGATTATGACCATAAAGCAGAAGGAATTGTTGAGATACAGCATTGCTCCAGAGCAAATCATTAGTCAACTACAAAGAGTATTAGGCAATTATAAGATTTCAGAATTAAAGCAGTTCGCCATCATCACCCCAGTGGTTTTAGAGACTGATGAAAAAGCTTTTGCTGATTTATTGAAAATTGCCAAAGTAAAAAATAGCGAAGGCAAAAGCTATGCCTTGCAAAATTTTGTGGATTATGAATGGGGCACAAGATTAAAGAAAATTACTGCTGATGTTTCAGGGACTTATTTTTCGATAAACTTAAGTCAAGATGCAGTTTTAGAAAAGAACCCTGAAAAACTGACTACGAAAATCAATCAATGGGCTAATGACAACAGCTTGATCCAAAAGATATCAGGAAGGTATTTTACCGATCAGGAAAATTTAAAGGAGTTAGCTTTTATATTGTTGATTTCTGTAGTGCTTTTGTATTTCATTTTATCGGCTCAGTTTGAAAGTTTTTGGCAGCCTTTAATCGTAATTTTTACATTGCCTTTCGGGATTTTGGGTGCTATGATAATGCTTTGGATTGGCGGAAGCAGTATCAATATTATGTCGGCTATTGGGATGGTCGTAATGCTGGGAATTATGGTAAATGATGCCATTTTGAAAGTAGATACCATGAACCGCAATTTAAAAGCCTTAGAAAAGAAAGATAAAGAAAGCGTTTATGAAGCCATCTTTTCAGCTGGAAAAATCAGATTGAAACCTATTCTGATGACTTCCATCACAACGCTCTTGGCCCTAAGTCCGGTATTGCTTTCAGGTGGATTGGGAGCTGAATTGCAAAAACCATTAGTATTAGCCGTTATGGGCGGTTTGACAATAGGGACTTTTACGGCATTGTATTTTGTGCCTTTGGTTTATTATCAGGTGCGGAAGTTTTGA
- a CDS encoding Rho termination factor N-terminal domain-containing protein — protein MAKKNDIPTVKNEEQYEALRDKGMSKEKAARIANTPDSGKKGGQAPPYEEWTVDELQEQAQKVGIEGRSKMNKAELIDALRNH, from the coding sequence ATGGCTAAAAAGAATGACATACCAACCGTAAAAAATGAAGAGCAATACGAAGCTTTAAGGGACAAAGGCATGAGCAAGGAAAAAGCTGCTCGTATTGCCAATACACCAGATTCAGGTAAAAAAGGGGGACAAGCACCACCTTACGAAGAGTGGACAGTAGACGAACTACAGGAACAAGCTCAAAAAGTAGGTATTGAAGGACGTTCTAAAATGAATAAAGCAGAATTGATTGACGCATTGAGGAATCATTAA
- a CDS encoding DUF779 domain-containing protein: protein MERVTISDRAIEVIDELRDRFGELMFHQSGGCCDGSSPMCFEKGDFKVGGGDVWLGQVYGCDFFMSKDQFEYWKHTHLTLDVTEGRGSSFSLEIPMGVRFIIRSRIFTMEEMEKLEPTMTGEEYLEADSTN, encoded by the coding sequence ATGGAACGAGTAACAATAAGCGATCGTGCAATTGAAGTAATAGATGAACTTAGGGACAGATTTGGTGAACTGATGTTTCATCAAAGTGGAGGCTGTTGCGATGGTTCTTCGCCTATGTGCTTTGAAAAAGGAGATTTCAAAGTCGGTGGAGGAGATGTATGGCTAGGACAGGTTTACGGTTGTGATTTCTTCATGAGCAAAGATCAATTTGAATATTGGAAACACACCCATCTCACTCTAGATGTTACAGAAGGCCGAGGCTCAAGCTTTTCATTGGAAATCCCGATGGGAGTTCGTTTCATCATTCGATCCAGAATTTTCACCATGGAGGAAATGGAAAAATTAGAACCTACTATGACTGGGGAAGAATATTTAGAAGCAGATTCAACAAACTGA
- a CDS encoding efflux RND transporter permease subunit: MTPFRIIITFLVVSLMGLALIPKLSVNLNPTYQTPEISLQFSVRNADPTQVEKLATAPLENILSQLRDLDELNSQSRYGSGNITLRFSKNADLAYKRFEVATLIRQVYPQLDEKVSYPILQSSGGDDEEEENKTILRYTVRGPFASYRIKEIAQESIVKPLQNIAGIESLPVYGANNLQISINFHPKKLEAYGLSPADLRTTLQQSGQLRYPGLAQSAGNEKYVLVLDQRFSDIQQIGELKITQPESGKSYRLKDLAEINLEEQEATSHYRINGENFVTLVVEARKGVNRINLAREVKSRLNQIDDNLAEGVALRLVYDDTEYLEKELDKLYERSILSISILILFIFLINRNWRYLLVLFAGILVNVSLAIIGVWALDIEIHLYSLAGLTISFGLIVDNAIVMIDHIHKYKNRHLFLALLAASLTTIAALLLVFLLPEEQKMNLVDFSKVVALLLGVSLLVALFFTPSLYALLFNAQNQTRKGNSMKQLRRKVRWFNRYSNAIHWSAKYRKSFFVLLLFAFGLPIFMLPAKWEDHEWYNKVIGSDIYQDDIRPISDKWLGGSLRLFVRNVYERSSYRQNEKTRLYINGKLPYGNTLDQMNTIMQDFEDFLLQQEGIDIFTTQIYSGQYGSIEIIFKEEYEKSAFPYQLKARLSSRSTNWSGVNWTVYGVGQGFSTGSGDRIPSFRVALKGYNYFELENQADKFAEMLLEHPRIQEVNTNERMSWRDQKSKEYIIRPDLKELAFNNISLSDFTNAIRMHAPANGATAYLPIGGEQFPVVLASAQADNFNKFALEQYSLDYDGKRIPTGNLSKLQLENTVNAIYKENRSYIRVLSFEYYGSSRFGSKYLDEVLGTYDQVKPLGYSAEKQSFSWGSDAAKKQYSLLLLLIVAIFFICSILFESFKLPFYILLLIPLSFIGLFLTFGWFEFYFDQGGYAAFVMLGGLTVNAGIYILYDFKNRKIQDSRGFLKSVSTKAAPILLTIFSTCFGLIPFVMSGQNEVFWFSLAVGTIGGLIFSMIGVFFFFPLLAVKKAK, translated from the coding sequence ATGACCCCATTTCGAATTATTATCACATTTTTAGTCGTCAGTTTAATGGGATTGGCGCTTATTCCCAAACTGTCAGTCAACCTGAATCCTACTTATCAGACACCTGAGATCAGTTTGCAATTTAGTGTGCGCAATGCGGATCCAACACAAGTGGAGAAACTGGCTACAGCACCATTGGAAAACATTTTATCTCAGCTCAGAGATTTGGATGAACTGAATTCCCAATCGCGTTATGGAAGCGGAAATATTACCCTTCGCTTTTCCAAAAATGCAGATTTAGCCTATAAACGCTTTGAAGTAGCCACTTTAATTCGGCAGGTCTATCCTCAATTGGATGAAAAAGTGAGCTACCCCATTTTGCAAAGCAGTGGGGGAGATGATGAAGAGGAGGAAAACAAAACCATTCTAAGATATACGGTACGAGGGCCTTTCGCATCCTATAGAATTAAAGAAATTGCGCAGGAATCCATTGTAAAACCCTTGCAGAATATTGCTGGAATTGAATCTTTACCGGTTTATGGAGCTAATAATTTGCAAATCAGCATCAATTTTCATCCTAAAAAATTGGAAGCCTATGGTTTGAGTCCTGCAGATTTAAGAACGACTTTACAGCAAAGTGGGCAGTTGCGCTATCCGGGCTTGGCACAGAGTGCGGGCAATGAAAAATATGTTTTAGTGCTCGATCAGAGGTTCTCTGACATTCAGCAAATTGGGGAATTAAAAATTACGCAACCTGAATCAGGAAAAAGCTATCGATTAAAAGATTTAGCGGAAATCAATTTAGAAGAACAGGAAGCTACTAGTCACTACAGAATCAATGGTGAAAACTTTGTCACGCTGGTAGTGGAGGCTAGAAAGGGCGTAAATCGAATCAACTTGGCCAGAGAAGTAAAGTCTCGATTAAATCAGATCGATGATAATTTGGCTGAAGGTGTAGCACTCCGTTTGGTGTATGATGATACCGAATACCTGGAAAAAGAGCTGGATAAACTTTACGAACGCTCCATTCTTTCCATCAGCATTCTCATACTTTTTATATTTCTGATTAACCGTAATTGGCGCTATTTACTGGTGCTTTTTGCTGGTATTTTAGTGAATGTTTCGCTGGCCATCATTGGTGTTTGGGCTTTGGATATAGAAATCCATCTGTATTCATTGGCTGGCTTGACCATTTCCTTTGGATTGATTGTGGATAATGCCATTGTCATGATCGACCATATTCATAAATATAAAAACAGACATCTGTTTTTGGCACTTTTAGCGGCTTCTTTAACGACTATTGCTGCTTTATTATTGGTTTTCCTTTTGCCGGAAGAACAGAAAATGAATCTGGTGGATTTCTCCAAAGTAGTAGCTTTGCTGTTGGGTGTTTCTTTATTGGTGGCTTTGTTTTTTACACCATCACTTTACGCATTGCTTTTTAACGCTCAAAACCAGACGCGAAAAGGCAATTCCATGAAGCAGTTGCGCAGAAAGGTGCGCTGGTTTAACCGTTATTCCAATGCCATTCATTGGTCAGCAAAGTATCGAAAATCCTTTTTTGTATTACTTTTATTTGCTTTTGGGTTACCAATATTTATGCTTCCCGCTAAATGGGAAGATCACGAATGGTACAATAAAGTCATAGGTTCTGATATTTACCAAGATGATATTCGACCAATATCTGATAAATGGTTGGGCGGCAGCTTAAGGCTTTTTGTGCGCAATGTTTATGAGCGCTCTAGCTACAGACAAAATGAAAAAACAAGGCTTTATATCAATGGTAAATTACCTTATGGCAATACGCTGGATCAAATGAATACCATTATGCAGGATTTCGAGGATTTTCTGCTCCAGCAAGAAGGAATCGATATTTTTACTACCCAAATTTATTCTGGTCAATATGGGAGCATTGAAATCATCTTTAAGGAAGAATATGAGAAATCAGCATTTCCTTATCAGCTGAAAGCTAGATTATCTTCTAGAAGCACAAACTGGAGTGGCGTAAATTGGACTGTTTATGGAGTAGGACAGGGTTTCTCAACTGGATCGGGAGACCGAATCCCATCTTTTAGAGTTGCTTTGAAAGGCTATAATTATTTCGAATTGGAAAATCAAGCGGATAAATTTGCTGAGATGTTGTTGGAGCATCCTCGAATTCAAGAAGTGAATACCAATGAAAGGATGAGCTGGCGCGATCAAAAAAGTAAAGAGTATATCATTCGACCGGATTTGAAAGAGTTGGCTTTTAATAATATCAGTCTATCGGATTTCACCAATGCTATTCGAATGCACGCTCCTGCAAATGGAGCCACTGCCTATTTACCCATCGGTGGAGAGCAATTCCCAGTAGTTTTAGCCTCAGCCCAAGCAGATAATTTCAATAAATTTGCTTTAGAGCAATACAGCTTGGATTATGATGGCAAAAGAATTCCAACCGGTAATTTGAGTAAACTCCAATTGGAAAACACCGTCAATGCGATTTATAAGGAAAACAGAAGCTATATAAGGGTTTTAAGCTTCGAATATTATGGTTCTTCCCGCTTTGGGAGTAAATATTTGGATGAAGTTTTGGGTACTTATGACCAAGTTAAACCATTGGGCTATAGCGCTGAAAAGCAAAGTTTTAGCTGGGGTTCAGATGCTGCCAAAAAGCAATATTCCTTATTGTTATTATTGATAGTAGCAATATTCTTTATTTGCAGTATTTTGTTTGAAAGCTTTAAGCTTCCATTCTACATTTTACTATTGATTCCACTCTCTTTTATCGGCTTGTTCCTTACCTTCGGTTGGTTCGAATTTTATTTTGACCAAGGTGGTTATGCTGCTTTTGTGATGTTGGGCGGGTTAACCGTCAATGCAGGGATTTATATATTGTATGATTTTAAAAATAGAAAAATTCAGGACAGCAGAGGTTTCCTGAAATCAGTCAGTACTAAAGCGGCCCCAATTTTACTAACCATTTTTTCTACTTGCTTTGGTTTAATTCCATTCGTGATGAGTGGCCAAAATGAAGTTTTCTGGTTTTCCTTAGCGGTTGGTACAATTGGAGGTCTTATATTCTCCATGATAGGGGTCTTTTTCTTTTTTCCGCTTTTAGCAGTTAAAAAAGCGAAGTAA
- a CDS encoding efflux RND transporter periplasmic adaptor subunit yields the protein MSKKLFLLLIPILSWACGSEEKIDEETATENVKNTAPNTMVKVDTVVSAPFYLLIESAGKVKAHKDVKVLAETTGTIQQANIKSGQKVSAGEVLIRLNPEEAQLKLQSAEINYEKAKLEFENSLIGFPKLLAQENPEQDSLYQKLKIGSGMQESSIQLQEAKIALQKTVIRVPFSGTLYDVKAFKGKHITSGDELFSEFNHRLLVEVNLLESEALNLKEDMPAEIRNPAKDTSFQGEVFSINPKVDENGLVQTHILIKGEHALWPGMNVYVEIKIPKGERLQVPKSSLVLRSGKPVVFSIEKDLAKWNYVEFGYDNGKMVEITDGLKAGMLVITNNNLQLAHDAPISIQNSDN from the coding sequence ATGTCAAAAAAATTATTTTTACTGCTTATTCCTATCCTTTCCTGGGCTTGTGGTAGCGAAGAAAAAATAGATGAAGAAACGGCTACTGAAAACGTTAAAAATACAGCTCCCAATACAATGGTGAAGGTGGATACAGTGGTTTCAGCACCTTTCTATTTATTGATTGAAAGCGCTGGAAAGGTTAAAGCCCACAAAGACGTGAAAGTCTTAGCCGAAACTACTGGCACTATCCAGCAAGCCAATATCAAATCAGGACAGAAAGTTTCGGCAGGAGAAGTTTTAATTCGCTTAAATCCTGAAGAAGCACAATTGAAATTGCAATCGGCAGAAATCAATTATGAAAAAGCTAAACTGGAATTTGAAAACAGCCTCATTGGTTTCCCGAAACTATTAGCTCAGGAAAATCCAGAACAAGACAGTCTTTATCAAAAACTGAAAATAGGTAGTGGAATGCAAGAAAGCAGTATTCAGTTACAAGAAGCCAAAATAGCACTGCAAAAAACCGTGATTCGGGTACCTTTTTCGGGTACACTATATGATGTAAAAGCTTTTAAGGGAAAACACATTACTTCTGGGGATGAATTATTTTCTGAATTTAACCACCGCCTTTTGGTAGAAGTGAATTTATTGGAATCCGAAGCCTTAAACCTAAAAGAAGACATGCCTGCCGAGATTCGTAACCCTGCTAAGGACACTAGTTTTCAAGGAGAAGTTTTCAGCATTAATCCTAAAGTGGATGAAAATGGATTAGTGCAAACTCATATTTTAATAAAAGGAGAACATGCACTTTGGCCTGGCATGAATGTGTATGTAGAAATCAAAATTCCAAAAGGCGAAAGATTGCAAGTACCTAAAAGCAGTTTGGTATTGCGCTCTGGCAAACCAGTAGTTTTTTCCATCGAAAAAGATCTGGCAAAATGGAATTATGTGGAATTCGGATATGATAATGGCAAAATGGTGGAAATCACGGATGGCTTGAAAGCTGGAATGTTGGTGATTACCAATAACAATTTGCAATTGGCACATGATGCCCCTATCAGCATCCAAAATTCTGACAACTAA
- a CDS encoding DUF4221 family protein, translating into MNKSVLYLAIIFTLYSCTTGNKDVEKKHSKLNFSLKEIKKISIDDSVINTKNVDFFIHDNGIYIYSVEDFDNFYECFFYSLNDSTKDFTLKLFKEGPDGVGKLNLPILPESPDAFFALNTNSEFIQFNGKGEIIKKSKIMMPDSIKRPEVKEFAKLQRFGEYFIMETIPINWDGYYERNLTIKYDFDKNKFQTIPSHYPDFMRQGDSFGVSSWNFSRTINKKGHFLYSFNYDPNLYVFDQSKMINVVSTKIPDLREGDKSPISEEATFNEQLEYFMKRSQFLELYTDEKSGNTIRVVHDGMTNEKLEVDRNWWEKDLYIQVFDSDYNYVGYERFDAKQFSSESLFYHDGLLYMPFHNKSNDDTVEDKFIVHVYEINH; encoded by the coding sequence ATGAATAAGTCTGTACTATACCTGGCAATTATTTTTACTTTATATTCTTGTACAACCGGAAATAAAGATGTTGAAAAAAAACATAGTAAATTAAATTTTTCTTTAAAGGAAATAAAAAAAATTTCTATCGATGATTCGGTGATCAACACTAAGAATGTAGATTTTTTTATTCACGATAATGGTATTTATATTTATTCGGTTGAAGATTTTGATAATTTTTACGAATGCTTTTTCTACAGTTTAAATGATTCCACCAAAGACTTTACTTTAAAGCTGTTCAAAGAAGGTCCTGATGGAGTGGGTAAATTAAATTTACCCATACTTCCTGAGTCACCGGATGCCTTTTTTGCGCTAAATACAAATTCAGAATTTATCCAATTCAACGGCAAAGGTGAAATTATTAAAAAAAGTAAAATTATGATGCCTGATAGCATTAAAAGGCCTGAGGTAAAAGAATTCGCAAAACTTCAGAGATTTGGAGAATATTTCATAATGGAAACTATACCTATTAATTGGGATGGGTACTATGAAAGAAACTTGACGATTAAATACGATTTTGATAAGAATAAATTTCAAACTATACCTAGCCATTACCCGGATTTTATGCGACAAGGCGATAGTTTTGGTGTTAGTAGTTGGAACTTTAGCAGGACTATTAACAAAAAGGGTCATTTTTTATACAGTTTCAATTATGACCCAAATTTATATGTGTTTGATCAGTCCAAAATGATTAATGTAGTATCTACTAAGATACCGGATTTAAGAGAGGGTGATAAGTCTCCAATATCGGAAGAAGCCACATTTAATGAGCAACTAGAATATTTTATGAAAAGATCACAATTTCTTGAATTATATACTGATGAAAAATCTGGGAATACAATAAGGGTGGTTCATGATGGTATGACAAATGAAAAACTTGAAGTTGATCGAAATTGGTGGGAGAAAGATTTATATATTCAAGTATTTGATTCAGATTACAATTACGTTGGCTATGAAAGGTTTGATGCGAAACAATTTAGTTCAGAAAGCCTATTCTACCACGATGGATTATTGTATATGCCGTTTCATAATAAATCTAATGATGACACTGTAGAGGATAAATTTATTGTTCATGTTTATGAAATAAATCATTAG
- a CDS encoding cob(I)yrinic acid a,c-diamide adenosyltransferase: protein MKIYTKGGDKGKTSLLGGSRVSKAHLRIDAYGNVDELNSWMGVLRDHKENTSRNLLFIEIQDRLFTIGSQLAKEPGESKFPIPDISESDVERLEKTIDEMNESLPPMKNFILPGGHQLVSFTHVARTVCRRAERGVVALKEHEDVNDLIITYLNRLSDYLFMLSRKLTQELNASEVPWVPKK, encoded by the coding sequence ATGAAAATATATACCAAAGGCGGAGATAAAGGAAAAACCTCTTTATTGGGTGGTTCACGGGTATCTAAAGCGCATTTGCGCATAGATGCTTACGGCAATGTGGACGAGCTGAATTCTTGGATGGGCGTATTGCGTGACCATAAGGAAAACACTTCTCGTAACCTGCTTTTTATTGAAATACAAGATCGATTATTTACCATTGGTTCACAGCTTGCTAAAGAGCCGGGGGAAAGCAAATTTCCTATTCCAGATATCTCAGAATCGGATGTAGAGCGCTTGGAAAAGACGATAGATGAAATGAACGAAAGCTTACCGCCTATGAAAAATTTCATTTTACCGGGCGGTCATCAGCTGGTTTCTTTCACTCATGTGGCGCGTACTGTTTGTAGAAGAGCCGAAAGGGGAGTGGTAGCCTTGAAAGAACATGAGGATGTCAATGATTTGATAATCACTTATTTAAATCGCTTATCCGACTATTTATTCATGTTGAGCCGTAAGTTAACGCAGGAATTGAATGCAAGCGAAGTGCCTTGGGTACCAAAAAAGTAA